The segment AATGACATgctcatttgttttccatgtaatacgaatccgactctATGCTATGCTTTATTGccaccactgtagtagatgtactacttgaatgtcgtgcccgcaataggatctactgcgtgGAATTCGCGTTCTCCCGTCATCGGCCATCGCACTTCCTTGgcagaatcagcactggggaacTGACAAAAAGGAGACCCTATTAAGGTCCCTATCAAGAGTCCAAATAGGTAAAACCGGTCGTGTTTCTCATGCATTTAGACCCATTGCACTTGTGCAAGTGACTGGGAGAAAAGGAGAGGAGAGGGTTTCACCGAGGAGagatataaggtaccccggggcaagtgggaatacggggtaagtgggaacggagctcattactctcttcaacctcattttttcCAAccaaacctttctagaaatgaaagaattaactcaaacgcatgcattaaaattatagattactagctgattacccgatcttactcggggcccctttgcctctcagtcacttgtacatctgttattgtaacgaacattctcataatgcaaaaaacaaaatccttttttcatttcattttaatgtgtctactctctttgtcagtttccctcatgttgttccccagccacttgtaaatctgacttcttcccggtaatcccaataaatcgacaaaaaacctTTTTTGAACCTTCCCGTTGTTACTGGCCACCCTTTCCTCCCTTTCTGAAATCCAGCAACTTgaacaactgctatcgttccaattgcaagagaaacgcacccctttacccatttgaacctttctttccTCTTGTCTCCTTTTCTGATAATTCTTAAGAAAAATTGGTGcgaaatgcatttatgccgcctaAAGCTAACTTCGAGCTCAATTTTGGGGTCaacttccagttcaatttgaagtttaaattcaagtctaaattaACTGTCAAAAtgtcatgtcaaattttgttccaattttaagttacaCTTTAAACATAAATTCAcccaaatttaaatccaatttcatatcAATTTGGAGTgcaagtttaagtttaattttgtGTCCAATTTCCTATCCAAGTTACAttgcttagttggtttcgaggtacgatgttgccccaacaagccaatcgtcgtatgttcgaatatcggctaggtggtgcttctagatagagtcagtaggattgttgcactagccccgcaactgtcctgtactctaatagccggctgtgaagtctatcgataaagaaaggtcaaatTATACAAAGACGTattgcccaaggctttgcttttttcatgCCCAAGTGCAAGTCCAAATGAAGGTTCAAATTTGTATGCAAATTCCCATCtaatgtcaagtccaatttggtGTATAAATTCAAATCTGTTTCAAAGTCCGCTGGAACGTCCAAGCTAGGGCACGTGTCCCGTCTTCTCTATGAAATTTTATTGTAAAAAAATTATCATGGTGTAATTCGGAATATCGGGTTTTTAGTCTTTTCGGCTGATATTATTATAGAAATTCCAACCAATGAATGGTGTGGTCCTTGCTTacggcacgcgtttgtttctaTCAGTTTAGGCCAGATGACCGGCATTTTAGCCTATTTTCTCGGACGACGAGGATGTCTTGATTAATAACTCTGGAACCTGCTGGGATAAAACCGATCTTTTCCAACACAAGACAGCTATTTTCATGTGGATTCCGATGGCAGGGTATTTGATTGGGGCACAATTAaccattttcccctattttacTTAGTTTACGATGCAAaataaacttctgtacagcaacttacgtgtacttcatgtactagttaatgggaaaattaataaaacttaccgggatcgcacggaaactggttagtatgagtgcgagttaccaacaattcacgtaaatgttacatgaaaagtgtgatggatgagaattacctatgttttcacgtaaacttgacgttctgatttttttgagtgtaggccTAGCATGATCTTCATTTGGACAAAACTGCAAGAAAAAAAGAGGTGCTGCGAACAAACACCAATCTGTTGGAATGCTGATGAGTATGTTTTTTTgtggaaaaatattaaatctTTCCCAGCAAAATCCAAGGATATCCACTTTTAAATTGATAAATTTATGCTAAAATGTCGTTTATTGGACTAAAACATCACTAACCTTTATCAAAAATATTCTTTCATAGAATTCTTCATGAAAATAGTTTATGCACGGCGAAAAAACTCAATTCTATCCCAGCGGAATCTGGTAATATGGATTTCTACGTCTGTAAAAGATGTAAAACTATGGTAtaactaggacaggacgtgccatctggcttcttattcttctttcCATTATGGCTGCCACCCCTATTGAAAATTCTTTGTACACTCTGCACTTCGTTTGCCGAACAGTAGCTCCGTAATAAACCGTAAATTATGCGATCTAAATCACGTTTCGCATTTCATTAAGAAGATTAAATTTCACTTATATACAACAGTAAGACCGAACTGCCCAGTACAAAAGAAATCGAAATTCGGAAATAATTAGTCACCTTTCCACTATTATGAGTTTCGGTAGCACTGAAAACGTTACCGTGTCACATTTTCCAACAAACGGTTGCATGTCAGTTTCAACCAATCAGAAATTGGATCAATTTTGGACCAACGTCGCGGTTACCACTTGGCACGTTCTACCCTAGAGGTAAAATGtccttatttgaaaaaaaactaGGTACCAGAAACTATTAAAAtccttataaaaatatctttcttttgaaATCAAAAGTTTGAACCAAACTCACTGTCATTTTGAGATATAGAGATAAAGGACCTTTTCTCTCGCTAGCAATAGCTTTCAATACTGCATATCCGTTTTCTTTCAGTTTTCgaagatatttaaaaactttgaatgacaaatcctcgaaatTGCAGCTATCCGagaccaaaaaatttttcttgcaaCAAAGACAGTGTAGATTCCATGCATTCATTTTCGCAGCACCGAACTTTTTTTATGGAGACTTTGCCTAATTTATCGAGAAAGCCAGTCAACAACAATCAGTACCACTTCCTGTTCCTCGTATTATAATTCGATAGTTATTCATAGTGTTATGGAACAAGCTACCGCTTGTGGCCGGTTATGCTGATAAATCAAACCCATTGTGAAAGAATGAgcatcattttcataaaaaatactggaaaaaaataaaaatcatttctacactgaggaaaaaaactgaaaatacctGAAATACCTTTTTTCCGGAAAAAGTTTTGGTTGtgaaaacttttttcctttaaatatgcccattttgtaatgtatggaagaattgtagtccatataattatctatcttcaaaaaaaatttcatcaatttctgagatgaccttttttggaaaatcgatttttagtttttaaaatgcttttttctcagtgtagaaattaattcTGTTTTTTCAGTATTCAgtattcaattttcgaaaaactaagtatgcaaagatgtttatttacatgaactctttacacacacaaagtttcattaaattctgagagggtcatgccaacctctggtcgagttggcgtgaaatccgtcagggTCCAatctaacaatgagagattcgcTTCAATGTCCCTCCCTTGTGATTATCAGGGTTATATAAAGGCATTTCAACGTAAGATTTCTTAAGGATTAGCTAGCTAATGATGCCATCATCCAACTGACATAATgcagatgcattcaagtgcattttcgcgtttttgtatattttgcaATTCTGAGTGGTGGTGGGTCCACATTTTAAAAGTTTAATCTTCTACATTTTCGCTAACAAAGTGATGAAAATCTATAATTTACGATACATTTTCTTAACGTAATTGCAGCAACACCCGCACTCTCTCGGACCCTGCTGCTCGGCTTTCGACCGATGAGCATTTTGTCACCGCCGAAGACAACACCAGTAACAGTGTCTCGCTCAAAAAGCAGGACAGCCAAGACACATCCGCCGCGTCCGCCGTTCCGAACGATGTCGGCCGCCTCGGAGCGCGCAAATCATATGATTCCAAATCGCTGCCAATACGAAACGATGGAAGCCTGGACTACGATGCCTTATACGAAGACGAATCGGACAACGATCTATCGATGGAATCGCACGGTTCCGTGGTTACCCATCTGCTTTCCCAGGTGAAGATCGGCATGGACCTGACGAAGGTTGTCCTGCCGACGTTCATCCTGGAGCGGCGGTCCCTGCTGGAAATGTACGCCGATTACTTCGCCCATCCGGATCTGTTTCTGCGGATCGCCGACCTCAAGGAGCCTCGCGAGCGAATGATACAGGTCGTCCGCTGGTACCTCAGCGCGTACCACGCCGGTCGAAAAAGTTCCGTCGCGAAAAAGCCCTACAATCCCATACTGGGCGAAATATTCCAGTGCCACTGGGATACACCCGACATGCGTGAGTagcattttttccaaaaaaaatagcGGACATAAATTATTTGATAATAAAGTTTGACAGTCACACCGTTACACGCAATCGTAAAGCTTTTCTTGTGATTGCCACATTGATTGTTTAGTAATGAATAGTTCAGTTTATTACGTAGATGTGGATGCGGTTATTCATAACTTGTAATATGCTTTTTTCTTCATCCAACAGCAACGGGAGACGATAACTCCAACATAGAAGTAAGGGAAGGACCAGTGCCGTGGTGTCGTAAAGACCAACTAACATTTATTGCCGAGCAAGTCTCGCATCATCCACCAAGTAACTGTCATTTATTCCCCGAAGATAGCGTATCAATTTACTAACTgccgttattttctttttgccttTTTAAAGTTTCAGCGTTCTATGCTGAACACTACAACAAGAAAATCAGCTTTTCGGCCCATGTGTGGACGAAATCGAAATTCCTAGGCCTATCGATCGGTGTACACAACATCGGACAGGGAACGGTGACGCTCTGCGATCTCAACGAGGAATACATAGTGACCTTTCCGAACGGCTACGGACGGTATGTGGGAACGAATTCAATGGTTTTCCCTACCATGATTGTGTTTCGTTTTTTGGTTGTAGGTCGATTCTGACGGTGCCATGGATAGAGCTCGGTGGTACTGTAACAATCACATGTCCGCAGACAGGATATCACGCTGACATCGATTTCCTGACAAAGCCATTCTATGGCGGAAAGCGTAATAGGATTCAGGGTGAGGTATGTGTTTAACAGAACAGTTGTTTTTTGCAAcagatattgatattgatacatgcatttttttctattagATCTACGCACCCAGTGACAAAAAGTCCTTCGTCTCGATATCCGGCGAATGGAGTGGCCTAATGGAGTACAAATTCAACGACGGAAGCAAGCCATCCAAGTTCGAGACCTTTGTCGATGTAAACAGCATACCGATATTTAAGAAAAAGGTCCGCCCAGTAGCAGAACAGTCCGACATGGAGTCTCGAAAAGTATGGAAAGAGGTCACGGCCGGACTAAAGTAAGTACATCATAAACGAGCGACATTTGCAACTAAGTTTGAGGCTATTTCCGTGTTTGTTCTTGTTACGTCAATGCGTCGTTGCATCCAttctaaagtttttcatatattttacaGGATGAACGACATCGATAAAGCAACGAATGCAAAGTTTCAGGTTGAACAAAAACAGCGTGTCGAAGCGCGCGAGCGGAAGGAAACCAGCGGTGAATGGGAAAATAAGGTAACTTGCTTCGTTAtaaaattgtatttattttgtCGTTCTAACGTGCTTCGGTATGTTTCGGAATATCGATATTTTAGTATTTCAAAGCAGTTGGAGATTCCTGGATCTACAACAATCCGTTACTACATAGACTTACGCTGGAAAGACGCGACAGCAAAAGATAGCAATCTAATACTGGGAACTATTCTAGCGGAGATAGGCAGTAAAGATGGGGTGCATTAGTCTCACATGCTATTTCGAATAAGTATTTATAGGTACGAGCCAGAAATTATTGAGTCGCAATCAAACTTTAGCGAAAGTCGTGAGATTCACAGCCTTTAGCATACATTGCTCgaagcatattttttgcatATAACAGTTTATCTGAAGTTATTAAATAAACTTTGATATGCATTTAACAAACGGTAACCTTATACACTCATCTGTTCCTTTTATCTTCAAGCCTttgtaacaaaatttttgcGGATTTTATGGCACTACTTCAGTTGTACATAGTAAATGCAACATTTGCTCAGTTTGGGAAATCACACATTTTGTATTAAATGCGGAAATGTATTAATTTCAACTTGAACGGGCCATCTTAAATTAACGTATTTTTCTGACAACAGCGTCAGCGTACGCTTGATATCCTCAGAACGACCATTATTGATCTCTTCGGGAAACATTTTCATGGTGATATTTTTAAGCATTTCGAAGTTTCTTACGACCAGCAACTCTTCCACTAGTTCGTTAAACAACAGATAGAAATTCACACTGCACAACGTTCAAGCCGACTTTTACAGACGAAGGAAAAACATGTTTGTGATATtgcacaaaataaaaattacactgttttatatgcaacaaaaaagttacatagcaattttcttcacttgaaaaatatatatttactaAAGTAAACGCTTGGTATCTAGAAAAGGAAAATCCTTTCTACATGTAGCGAATAAACAACTTAACCTAACTCATGCAGATTGATTGAAAATCAAGCaagcaaattaaattaaaactccTCCTTAGCGATCCGACTAGAAAAACATGTTaacacaatttttcaataacgaAAAGCAACATGAGTAACATTTGAGAAGAAAGAAGGGAGCATGCTGTGAATCATTATTATCAGtatataataatattattattaaatattataaaacaaagtaataataaaaatacaaaaacattaAATAATGCTATTTAATTATGGCTCGGGCCTAACACATGCATGCAAGTGGCCGAAAggcagaatttaaaaaaatggaaacaaaaaaaaacataatgcACCATAAAAGTAAGACTTTGATTTTACAACAAACAATGAACGAGCGGGATCGGAGCGCGTAAAACCGATCGAACTTACACCCCCCAACCAACAAGTAGAACAAATAGGATTATAGTAATACGAAACTAGAAAGGAGAACCGAACAAGTCGAGTCGATCGACGGGAGAGCACAGTCAGTGGCTATGCATAGTTTGCGCAGATTCACATGAATATATCACACAATGTCAGAAACAGAAGAAGAACGCTGCTATCTATCGCTGAACAAGTAATAAGGGATGATGTTGATTAATGACAAGACAAGATTAAAGTTAAATGATTGGTAACAGTGCTATTTTGTATCACAATTCCTCTGCCGATGGTTTAAAATGATGATAATAACGTTTAGTCACATAGCAGTGAAGATGATTGCCCATGTTCCCAATTCTtacttgaaatttaaaaatttggaTGTCCGACAAATTCCAACTTAGATTTAaaattactattattattatttcttttAAAGTTATTTCACTGTATCCAAATCTTTAGCTGATGATTTTCACTCGCTGCTAGATGTTTTCGTCTACATTCCCGACAATAAAACAGCATTAAAACCAACTTTGATGCTAATTGATTCCAATCTAGAGCAATGTTTATGGATTGCCTGTTCATTGTCGACAAAAGATTTTGTAAGAAAACCACTATATTGAACCACTTTTTTACAAACTAAAACTCCCCTTAATTTATCTACCTGTTTggtatatggtcggtgttaaatcagaccggaccaagtcgcaaactttaaaaaatgagttaattctAAGCCATATTttgctctaatcagactacataaatgttgctaacagccagagttatgagatgatttcgaacgattgatagctataaataatacagagcagcaaactttgcacgcgtttttctcgaaatcagagttttgtcacttggttcggtctgacttaataccgatcttttttttatataggcttatcactttgaccacagtATTCTGCACAGCATTTCGGTGCTTTATCGTCATTGAGTAagcgataagcttatattttttgacataagactacgtcttacggcaaggtttgagataatgtttcattccaaaaaatctaaaaatgcgatacgtcacgaaaatatgaaagattttgaacaaacttttaaatgagCTGTAATTCAAACTATTCCTACTTTTGGATAGCTCGTGTACACGACTCGCAAAAGTTCTGTCAATTATggatggattttcatggtttagataccgatcgactcacaATAGAGGTAgtaattatgtgatttctattataaCTTTTTTCCACTAATGAGTGAACATTAACGACAAGTTTCAAGGTAAAATATCCTTATAAATTTTCATTGTAgtcgccttgcttcacaggcagggacgacagttattACACCATCTgcttactgtgatttcgatcaatttatttttagaaaagaagcagcaaaaccccctcgtcccaacaggtcgaagattctttacggcgtTCAGACTTATAATATTTtgatctgtgcttgggaagtacgccagagaagGTGATAAGGTCCTCTTCtcctaacaagatttcttaggatcgcgacaaacctagtccaatttgatgttctgaaagtgaacagttataaaaaagtgagcgaccaTCCCTATCCTTCGCCCGATTGCATtcctgcattcgtagtcctacgtgagcccctcgttCGTGCCCTTAGGCCCTCATacttttttatgcgtgcttatgtgtatgagggttttacccttgcTTAGATGCATGTCccactataccaaacctgtttcgcatCGTTATAGTtggcactggtgagtcctcatgaGGTTCAAGACCATTACCTGAATAgatcctcataccagtatactaaccataagaagcgtcttcggggtaatgtagaactcagcaatGAAGGACCGAGAATAAACCAATGccaaagtcacttaacatcgaatggcctgattctactaagattcgaaccctcgACCACTCGCAGACTCTCACCGCTATTGTATATTTCGAACGacttggtatttcgaacgaaatttccgccagcaaaatcaaataggcAAAAGATCTCGTTCGaagcaagtcgaacgaaataaagactcgttcgaaatacagaataggggtgtccataaccttgcggctatggAGCCCCTCAATACCGACCATATGACGTAGAAAATCTGCTGATCACTGGGAAGTACTTAAATAAGAGAAGTTTTGAGCTGTAATTCAAACTATTCCCGCTTTTTGTGGAATTTGGATAGCTCGTGCACACAATCAGCGAGTACATAAACCATTGCACTCTGCCGGTTGATAAACCGACGCTGAAACCCAATGTGAAGTTCATGCGTCACCACAACACTTTTGGAAGCGACAAGGAAAGCTTAGAATCAACAAAAAGGCGCAAATTTAAACAAATCgggtgagagttcattttcctatggcTATCCagtaaaaaataactctcacaaCTCtgtacatttgcgacattcgcccttttttgaagaattttacaGCGGATTCTACAgcttataaaacctgatttctCATATGGGAATTCAACAGTTGGATAGACCTAATCGATGTGAATGAACATTGACAGTTCCTTCATTTTAACAGGTTTAGGTGTAAGAAGCAGAGCCCGGCAGGCTACTCACTTACCTACCGGTCCATGCCCGCCTGTCCGgcaaaccaaaaaggtgaaatcagagatcttcacTGCCTACGGTTATCCGCTATagctttcacctgtcgccagCACAGGTTCTGATTAACAACCCGGATGTCGTGGGCTAAGCTGCGTCTTCATGAGCCTCtcggtctgcctcttctacgctgtccttacgTATCACGTACGTATAAAAATGAAGAACCGTAAAGCTCCTGTTGAATTGcagctctgaaatccacgaaaatatgatgcgtgggcacgttgtactctcgacatttctggaggatttgtcggagagtgaaaatttgattcgtagtagcacggacccccataaaacccgcctgatactaccctacgaattctGTTGcgattggggatagacgacgcaacaaaatctgggagagcaccttgtaggcggcgttgaccagcgaaATGCCGCGATTGTTACTGCAGTCTAACCGGTCGCCctctttgtagatgggacagacttcgccttccatccactcgtctggtagtttctcttcttcccaaatccttcaaAACAGCCTGTGAAGTgctgttgctagcggttcttggccatttttgtagagatcAGCCGGTAGTCGGTCATTTCCGGCcgttctattattcttcagcagaccgatttctcgccggatctcttcgagatcgggtgccggtacgctgttgtcgtttataggtactccgaggttaacttccattgtgtctcctgctgctatattgccgttgaggtgctcatcgaagaactgcttccacctgtcgaccacctcgcactcgtttatgattggatcccctccctcgtccctacacgtgtaaggttttggtgtgtgggtcttgcgagtttggttcaccttctcgtaaaacttgcgggtgtcattagcccggaatagttgttctagctcctcacgatctctgtcctccttctggcgctttttcctcctcaggatcgtagtcaactcattcctcgctcgtcgatacttggccaaattttctctcgtggatatgctcagttagtttcccaagctctttttttcctctatatcgcttcttggcattcgccgacaaaccaatcatttcgtgcactctagggttccacacctagcaccgcggttacgGCAGTTGACGTTGACGGCctagcgtatcctactccatccgttttcgaggatcgaagcatctagctccacagaggaaggtagagcttcatccaatacgcgcgcgtagttttcgacagttcgcgggttgtctagttgccgaatgtttagccgaggagggcgactttgtcgcgaggtataaaccatcgatagtggtccgagtcaatatccgcactccgtagggagcgtacgttggtgatgttcgagaaaaaccggccctcgatgagaatatggtcggtttggttcgaggttcgttggttaggtgatctccaagtggccttgtggatatctttgtggggaaagaaggtgcttttgatctccgagcctcgggaagccgcaaagttgatacatcgctggccgttatcgttcgtgtcggtgtgcaggctatggggcctgattaccggtctatacattgcttccctgccgatttgggcgttcatatccccgatgacaatcttgatgtcccgtggtgagcagctgtcgtacgttgcctccagctccgcatagaacccttccttctcgtcgtcggacTACCTtagtgtggacaatgcacgtttatgatggtgtagttaaaGAAACGGTTTTTTATTCTCAAcatgcacatcctctcgttgatcgcttttcagtccattacgcgattctgcattttgcccaacactacgaagctcgttcccagctcgttggtcgctccaccactctggaaaaattgggctttgccccGACGGATCCTCTacaccagtgatggccaaagcgcggcccgcgggccgcatgcggcccttcgtaataattcgtgcggcccgcgggttAATTTGAGGGATGGCAGACttatgaataaattttttgatgacacaggggtcactcagttcagtcgtagttactcgtgcatattgtagatctgattgccctgcggtttaaatcttgtggtgattgctAAAAATCAGCTTTTGCTgccgcctattttacattttggtatgcaaaagaatggccagaggtcattgcggcccgcggactcatggggCGACCTGATTTGTTCCGCACCACgcttatgcctgggcaccactgctctacaccttctcgcctttgcgacagatctcctgcagtgccacgatgctaaactttcggggttctaactgatcgagtagcaccctgtcgccaccaacgaaatttagcgatctgcagttccaggtaccaagtctccattcaatgtccttatttcgtcgccttggtccatgttgaatattccgagaaaatatttcttgactcttgttagtttttttgGCTCTAGATAGGTAGctgtactagggcttacgctaccgagtctcgggatggggctgccatcttacagtgtcgagacaacactgtgcctcctcccctgttagtatacgactttagtttccaccggggttagttacccgatctccgctaaggttgctcgtattccggctggtaccacatggaggtaggggtaggagttgctagataagaggctatggACCACAATGGgttctgttttacgcattatccaaccatttaccaaccaaaaatgaaataattagtTCGATattctgatgatggctgaataGAAAATCAGTAAGccgcttggggagactcccatcgtacatttagcgaaagttagcaggctacggtgggtcggacacgtcgtaaggatgccagactacagtgcgacgaaaatagtcctcttcaacaaccccaccggcaccaggaacaggggaaggggggggggggcggtcgaaagcgatttgcgactcttaagatgactaggaaattggcgacgagtcacctaagatcgagttgaatggagacgagtgcttgaaacagcagtGTGTTTAGCTTTACGTACGTGCGAAGGTTTTCTCAATATCTCAATATCCTTCTCAATCGTACGAAGAACTATATATCCTTGTACCAGCACAGGTTTATGCCTGGGCGATCGGTCTCAACTAACCTACTCGATTTTGCTTCCACGTGCATTGTGCTACTCGAGGAAAAAGCACAAGTGGACGCAGTATACACTGGc is part of the Sabethes cyaneus chromosome 2, idSabCyanKW18_F2, whole genome shotgun sequence genome and harbors:
- the LOC128738336 gene encoding oxysterol-binding protein-related protein 9 isoform X1; amino-acid sequence: MAMLEGTLSKWTNVMKGWQYRWFVLDEYAGLLSYYTSKEKMMKGVRRGCVRLKGAVIGIDDQDVNTFTITVDHKTFHFQARDADEREKWVRRLEDTILRHANRSRALWEQQYSSPGSGSNSHGTPSSSARRTTTLALFDGKVSEADAYLQLMIEQTTKIDSRIQTLGECEEAEGLKTIYEHANAMLDNIKHSIVLLQITKNTANPINGIYQGPIVSKSETETEASDTDFAAVATPASIQTGIEVGSECRENRRRSNLAHSSITVPETSYSSSEGEDDFFDANDDPFNSSQLNTPTSNTRTLSDPAARLSTDEHFVTAEDNTSNSVSLKKQDSQDTSAASAVPNDVGRLGARKSYDSKSLPIRNDGSLDYDALYEDESDNDLSMESHGSVVTHLLSQVKIGMDLTKVVLPTFILERRSLLEMYADYFAHPDLFLRIADLKEPRERMIQVVRWYLSAYHAGRKSSVAKKPYNPILGEIFQCHWDTPDMPTGDDNSNIEVREGPVPWCRKDQLTFIAEQVSHHPPISAFYAEHYNKKISFSAHVWTKSKFLGLSIGVHNIGQGTVTLCDLNEEYIVTFPNGYGRSILTVPWIELGGTVTITCPQTGYHADIDFLTKPFYGGKRNRIQGEIYAPSDKKSFVSISGEWSGLMEYKFNDGSKPSKFETFVDVNSIPIFKKKVRPVAEQSDMESRKVWKEVTAGLKMNDIDKATNAKFQVEQKQRVEARERKETSGEWENKYFKAVGDSWIYNNPLLHRLTLERRDSKR
- the LOC128738336 gene encoding oxysterol-binding protein-related protein 9 isoform X2, with translation MAMLEGTLSKWTNVMKGWQYRWFVLDEYAGLLSYYTSKEKMMKGVRRGCVRLKGAVIGIDDQDVNTFTITVDHKTFHFQARDADEREKWVRRLEDTILRHANRSRALWEQQYSSPGSGSNSHGTPSSSARRTTTLALFDGKVSEADAYLQLMIEQTTKIDSRIQTLGECEEAEGLKTIYEHANAMLDNIKHSIVLLQITKNTANPINGIYQGPIVSKSETETEASDTVPETSYSSSEGEDDFFDANDDPFNSSQLNTPTSNTRTLSDPAARLSTDEHFVTAEDNTSNSVSLKKQDSQDTSAASAVPNDVGRLGARKSYDSKSLPIRNDGSLDYDALYEDESDNDLSMESHGSVVTHLLSQVKIGMDLTKVVLPTFILERRSLLEMYADYFAHPDLFLRIADLKEPRERMIQVVRWYLSAYHAGRKSSVAKKPYNPILGEIFQCHWDTPDMPTGDDNSNIEVREGPVPWCRKDQLTFIAEQVSHHPPISAFYAEHYNKKISFSAHVWTKSKFLGLSIGVHNIGQGTVTLCDLNEEYIVTFPNGYGRSILTVPWIELGGTVTITCPQTGYHADIDFLTKPFYGGKRNRIQGEIYAPSDKKSFVSISGEWSGLMEYKFNDGSKPSKFETFVDVNSIPIFKKKVRPVAEQSDMESRKVWKEVTAGLKMNDIDKATNAKFQVEQKQRVEARERKETSGEWENKYFKAVGDSWIYNNPLLHRLTLERRDSKR